The Buchnera aphidicola (Formosaphis micheliae) nucleotide sequence AATTTTCCTTTAATTAATTTAACTCTACATACTCCACAGTATCCTTTTCGACATTGGAATTCTATAGGTATTTTGCATATTTCTATTATTTCTAATAATGAAATATATTTTTTTTTTGGTTTTATTATGTAATGTATATCATTAATTTTAATATTAATTTTTTGCATAAATTATAACTTAAAATTTTTAAATTCGGAATCGCTAATATCTGAATCAATTTGTCCTACTAAATAAGAACTTACTTCTACTTCT carries:
- a CDS encoding 2Fe-2S iron-sulfur cluster-binding protein; amino-acid sequence: MQKINIKINDIHYIIKPKKKYISLLEIIEICKIPIEFQCRKGYCGVCRVKLIKGKFLLISNFNSTVYLHPGEILPCCCNIIQKKNMEIKIPYLS